Proteins found in one Crassostrea angulata isolate pt1a10 chromosome 3, ASM2561291v2, whole genome shotgun sequence genomic segment:
- the LOC128175999 gene encoding stAR-related lipid transfer protein 5-like isoform X1, producing the protein MDFRKIAEGVADRLQKYYKTAEGWTSAKKSKNFEISYRQSEEFSGHLYKGEAIYNCPPKTVFDYVEPLPDGPRAKWDTNMKKIEILKWIETPDLRINRACTASAMLGLISPRDFVDLILVRETDECFSTNAISIEYPECPEVKDHVRGWNWSCGMICVKYPDDPNKCKLVSLIQPDIKGMLPKNVVESAIPGSMVEFFTKLEEALKKDGKISS; encoded by the exons ATGGATTTTAGGAAAATAGCAGAGGGGGTTGCAGACAGGCTACAGAAATATTACAAAACGGCAGAAGGCTGGACATCCGCAAAGAAATCG aaaaattttgaaatttcctacAGACAATCAGAAGAATTTTCTGGGCACTT ATATAAAGGTGAGGCTATTTACAACTGTCCTCCTAAAACTGTATTTGACTATGTGGAACCCTTACCAGATGGTCCCAGGGCAAAATGGGACACGAACATGAAGAAGATCGAAATCCTAAAGTGGATTGAAACA CCTGATTTAAGAATCAATCGTGCCTGTACAGCCAGCGCCATGCTTGGTCTGATCTCACCTCGCGACTTTGTGGACCTCATTCTAGTGCGAGAAACCGACGAATGCTTTTCTACCAATG CTATCAGTATTGAATATCCTGAATGTCCAGAGGTCAAAGATCATGTGCGGGGTTGGAACTGGTCATGTGGCATGATCTGTGTCAAATACCCAGA CGATCCAAACAAGTGTAAATTAGTCAGCTTAATTCAGCCAGATATTAAGGGGATGCTCCCCAAAAACGTGGTGGAATCTGCCATTCCTGGCTCCATGGTGGAATTCTTCACTAAACTGGAGGAAGCACTGAAAAAGGACGGCAAGATATCGAGCTGA
- the LOC128175999 gene encoding stAR-related lipid transfer protein 5-like isoform X2: MDFRKIAEGVADRLQKYYKTAEGWTSAKKSKNFEISYRQSEEFSGHLYKGEAIYNCPPKTVFDYVEPLPDGPRAKWDTNMKKIEILKWIETPDLRINRACTASAMLGLISPRDFVDLILVRETDECFSTNACSVELDEFPEEKKYVRGWNYSCGVLVIKFPSDPNKCKLVSLIQPDIKGMLPKNVVESAIPGSMVEFFTKLEEALKKDGKISS, translated from the exons ATGGATTTTAGGAAAATAGCAGAGGGGGTTGCAGACAGGCTACAGAAATATTACAAAACGGCAGAAGGCTGGACATCCGCAAAGAAATCG aaaaattttgaaatttcctacAGACAATCAGAAGAATTTTCTGGGCACTT ATATAAAGGTGAGGCTATTTACAACTGTCCTCCTAAAACTGTATTTGACTATGTGGAACCCTTACCAGATGGTCCCAGGGCAAAATGGGACACGAACATGAAGAAGATCGAAATCCTAAAGTGGATTGAAACA CCTGATTTAAGAATCAATCGTGCCTGTACAGCCAGCGCCATGCTTGGTCTGATCTCACCTCGCGACTTTGTGGACCTCATTCTAGTGCGAGAAACCGACGAATGCTTTTCTACCAATG CATGTAGCGTGGAGCTAGATGAATTTCCCGAAGAGAAGAAGTATGTTAGAGGCTGGAATTATTCCTGTGGAGTGCTAGTTATAAAATTCCCATC CGATCCAAACAAGTGTAAATTAGTCAGCTTAATTCAGCCAGATATTAAGGGGATGCTCCCCAAAAACGTGGTGGAATCTGCCATTCCTGGCTCCATGGTGGAATTCTTCACTAAACTGGAGGAAGCACTGAAAAAGGACGGCAAGATATCGAGCTGA
- the LOC128176001 gene encoding HCLS1-associated protein X-1-like isoform X2 encodes MGISDMFHDFFFGPAKPPVPNEDSNPERHQTPNIQDEEDLNVIFSESFGDMQKHMEMMQREMEAIFRGFGGMHIPFNGIPGGVPESDNARGGNPRDFMLKEPESSPDNQITPMPPRHGGFHHFFDDFFHKFGPQEPVIKEDKDLDKEGDNIDLSQVFTNPRAGLVPSTPPRGGFFSRGSSVSVTTIRGADGKIEQKKTVRDSSGREETTVTRTMGDKSHTVTTRVDQSGIPETVETFTNIDEDKKKDFDSNWKHSPKQPTLLPESPPFTTQQIDGSSLLDRFFNFRLFGPKDDN; translated from the exons ATGGGCATCAGTGACATGTTCCACGACTTTTTCTTTGGTCCAGCAAAACCACCAGTACCAAACGAAGATTCAAATCC AGAGAGACATCAGACACCTAACATTCAGGATGAGGAAGATTTAAATGTCATTTTCTCAGAGAGTTTTGGTGACATGCAGAAACACATGGAAATGATGCAGAGAGAAATGGAGGCAATATTTCGTGGTTTTGGGGGCATGCATATCCCAT TTAATGGTATTCCTGGAGGGGTTCCTGAGAGTGATAATGCAAGGGGAGGTAACCCACGGGACTTCATGCTTAAAGAACCAGAATCTTCACCTGACAACCAAATAACTCCGATGCCACCAAGACATGGAGGGTTTCATCACTTT TTTGATGATTTTTTCCACAAGTTTGGTCCCCAAGAACCAGTCATCAAAGAAGATAAAG ATTTAGATAAAGAAGGAGACAATATTGACCTTTCACAAGTTTTCACAAACCCTAGAGCTGGGTTGGTTCCCTCAACCCCCCCGAGAGGAGGATTCTTTAGCAGGGGGAGCAGTGTTTCGGTCACCACAATTAGAGGAGCTGATGGG AAAATAGAACAAAAAAAGACAGTCAGAGACTCCTCGGGTAGAGAGGAAACCACAGTGACAAGGACCATGGGGGACAAGTCCCACACAGTGACCACTAGAGTGGACCAATCAGGAATCCCAGAAACTGTCGAAACATTCACCAATATTGATGAAG ACAAAAAGAAAGATTTTGACAGTAACTGGAAACACTCACCCAAACAGCCAACGTTACTACCAGAGAGCCCGCCATTTACAACACAACAGATAGATGGAAGTTCCCTGCTAGACAGATTCTTTAACTTTAGACTATTTGGACCAAAAGATGATAATTAA
- the LOC128176001 gene encoding HCLS1-associated protein X-1-like isoform X1 produces MGISDMFHDFFFGPAKPPVPNEDSNPFFFRERHQTPNIQDEEDLNVIFSESFGDMQKHMEMMQREMEAIFRGFGGMHIPFNGIPGGVPESDNARGGNPRDFMLKEPESSPDNQITPMPPRHGGFHHFFDDFFHKFGPQEPVIKEDKDLDKEGDNIDLSQVFTNPRAGLVPSTPPRGGFFSRGSSVSVTTIRGADGKIEQKKTVRDSSGREETTVTRTMGDKSHTVTTRVDQSGIPETVETFTNIDEDKKKDFDSNWKHSPKQPTLLPESPPFTTQQIDGSSLLDRFFNFRLFGPKDDN; encoded by the exons ATGGGCATCAGTGACATGTTCCACGACTTTTTCTTTGGTCCAGCAAAACCACCAGTACCAAACGAAGATTCAAATCC TTTCTTCTTCAGAGAGAGACATCAGACACCTAACATTCAGGATGAGGAAGATTTAAATGTCATTTTCTCAGAGAGTTTTGGTGACATGCAGAAACACATGGAAATGATGCAGAGAGAAATGGAGGCAATATTTCGTGGTTTTGGGGGCATGCATATCCCAT TTAATGGTATTCCTGGAGGGGTTCCTGAGAGTGATAATGCAAGGGGAGGTAACCCACGGGACTTCATGCTTAAAGAACCAGAATCTTCACCTGACAACCAAATAACTCCGATGCCACCAAGACATGGAGGGTTTCATCACTTT TTTGATGATTTTTTCCACAAGTTTGGTCCCCAAGAACCAGTCATCAAAGAAGATAAAG ATTTAGATAAAGAAGGAGACAATATTGACCTTTCACAAGTTTTCACAAACCCTAGAGCTGGGTTGGTTCCCTCAACCCCCCCGAGAGGAGGATTCTTTAGCAGGGGGAGCAGTGTTTCGGTCACCACAATTAGAGGAGCTGATGGG AAAATAGAACAAAAAAAGACAGTCAGAGACTCCTCGGGTAGAGAGGAAACCACAGTGACAAGGACCATGGGGGACAAGTCCCACACAGTGACCACTAGAGTGGACCAATCAGGAATCCCAGAAACTGTCGAAACATTCACCAATATTGATGAAG ACAAAAAGAAAGATTTTGACAGTAACTGGAAACACTCACCCAAACAGCCAACGTTACTACCAGAGAGCCCGCCATTTACAACACAACAGATAGATGGAAGTTCCCTGCTAGACAGATTCTTTAACTTTAGACTATTTGGACCAAAAGATGATAATTAA